A stretch of Deltaproteobacteria bacterium DNA encodes these proteins:
- a CDS encoding efflux RND transporter periplasmic adaptor subunit encodes MKTRLRAIARHLPTILVLGALLAIGVLGHRSGWTIPPLKALLGHGAEGEAAKEDWCAAHNIPDSKCIACHPELVGADPSDWCKEHGVPESQCTVCHPEILTKGVASDWCKEHGVPESQCTLCHPELAVKRPEPQDPSGITVSRGDGEATAPGVAKNPATCQTHAVRIQFASKDSVRKAGVALEAVGERPMAAFVRANAAIDYDQTRLAHLTARAPGAVWRVTAQLGESVKKGQPLALINSAAVGQAKTEFLNAMASLDVRTRAFERVKASSSEGFRTNAELLAAEAELREARLRLLGAEQALANLDLAVNGEALRKAPEDDVLRQLRFLGIAPEVAKDLEAAAAPANLLPVLAPIDGVIVHLDAVQGEMTAEGKPLFIVADVSRMWALLDVKLEDLPLVKIGQVVTFRPDVSTAEALEGAITWTSTEADDKTRTVKVRAEFPNPEGLLRARTFGTARVTVRSEPKAIAVPSSAIHWEGCCHVVFVQLTDDIFQTRKVRLGARNGPFTEVVVGVVPGEVVATTGSHVLKSALLKSQLGAGCVDD; translated from the coding sequence ATGAAGACCCGTCTCAGGGCCATCGCCCGGCATCTTCCGACCATCCTTGTCCTTGGCGCTCTACTCGCCATCGGGGTTCTTGGGCACCGGAGCGGGTGGACAATCCCGCCGCTCAAGGCGCTCCTCGGGCATGGAGCCGAGGGCGAGGCGGCGAAGGAGGACTGGTGCGCTGCGCACAACATCCCTGACTCGAAGTGCATCGCGTGCCACCCAGAGCTCGTCGGCGCCGACCCAAGCGACTGGTGCAAAGAGCACGGCGTGCCTGAGTCCCAGTGCACCGTGTGCCACCCCGAAATCCTCACCAAGGGAGTCGCCTCCGATTGGTGCAAGGAGCACGGGGTGCCCGAGTCCCAGTGCACGCTCTGCCATCCGGAACTCGCGGTGAAGAGGCCAGAGCCACAAGACCCATCGGGCATCACGGTCTCCCGAGGTGACGGAGAGGCCACGGCTCCAGGAGTGGCGAAGAACCCCGCCACGTGCCAGACCCATGCGGTCCGCATCCAGTTCGCTTCGAAGGACTCCGTGAGGAAGGCCGGCGTCGCCCTCGAGGCGGTCGGTGAGCGGCCGATGGCCGCCTTCGTCAGGGCCAACGCCGCCATCGACTACGACCAGACGCGCCTTGCGCACCTCACCGCACGCGCCCCAGGCGCAGTCTGGCGGGTCACCGCCCAGCTCGGCGAGAGCGTGAAGAAGGGTCAGCCACTCGCCCTCATCAACTCGGCCGCCGTCGGGCAGGCGAAGACTGAGTTCCTGAATGCCATGGCTTCGCTCGACGTCCGCACCCGGGCGTTCGAGCGCGTGAAGGCGTCATCCTCCGAGGGCTTCCGCACGAACGCGGAGCTGCTCGCGGCCGAGGCGGAGCTCCGTGAGGCCCGGCTCCGGCTCCTTGGTGCCGAGCAAGCCCTCGCGAATCTCGACCTCGCAGTGAACGGCGAAGCGCTGAGAAAAGCGCCGGAGGACGACGTCCTCCGGCAGCTCCGCTTTCTCGGCATCGCACCGGAGGTGGCCAAGGACCTCGAAGCCGCAGCGGCCCCCGCGAACCTCCTCCCGGTTCTGGCCCCTATCGATGGCGTCATCGTCCATCTCGACGCGGTGCAGGGGGAGATGACCGCCGAGGGGAAGCCTCTCTTCATCGTCGCTGATGTGAGCCGCATGTGGGCGCTCCTCGACGTGAAGCTCGAGGATCTGCCGCTCGTGAAGATCGGCCAGGTCGTGACCTTCCGCCCGGACGTGAGCACCGCGGAGGCGCTCGAGGGTGCCATCACCTGGACCAGCACGGAAGCCGACGACAAGACGCGCACCGTGAAGGTCCGCGCCGAGTTCCCGAACCCCGAGGGGCTCCTCCGCGCACGCACGTTCGGCACCGCGCGCGTCACGGTCCGATCCGAGCCCAAGGCCATCGCCGTTCCGAGCTCCGCGATTCACTGGGAGGGATGCTGCCACGTGGTGTTCGTCCAGCTCACGGACGACATCTTCCAGACGCGGAAAGTG